A stretch of the Microcebus murinus isolate Inina chromosome 6, M.murinus_Inina_mat1.0, whole genome shotgun sequence genome encodes the following:
- the AMN gene encoding protein amnionless translates to MGAQAGLLLWLQLCALTRAAYKVWVPSTDFEAAANWSQNRTPCAGGAVAFPADKLVSVLVRGSHAVSDVLLPLDGELVLASGAGFSASDAGSHPDCSAGAPALFRDPDRFSWHDPHLWRSGDEARGLFLVDADRVPCRHDDVVFPPNASFRAGLAGAVRVRSVSALGQTFTRAEDLAAFLASRAGRLRFHGPGALSVGAEACADPSGCVCGNAEAQPWICAALLQPLGGRCPPAACRDALRPEGQCCDLCGAIVSLTHGPAFDLERYRARLLDTFLASPQYQGLQVAVSKVPRSPQLRGADAEIQVVLAETRPETGGAARLARALLADVAEHGEALGVLAAAVRESGAPVGGGSAAGLDGPGPGAGLVGGAVAAALLALLALLAAGLLVRRAGRLRWSWRLQAAPAPAGAPLGFPNPVFNAAPSEERAPGGPPSPAPKADAPGTSHSYFINPLFAGPEAEA, encoded by the exons ATGGGCGCGCAGGCCGGGCTGCTGCTGTGGCTGCAGCTGTGCG CGCTGACCCGGGCCGCCTACAAAGTCTGGGTCCCCAGCACCGACTTCGAGGCCGCCGCCAACTGGAGCCAGAACCGGACGCCGTGCGCGGGCGGCGCAGTCGCCTTCCCGGCGGACAAG CTGGTGTCGGTCCTGGTGCGAGGCAGTCACGCCGTCTCGGACGTG CTCCTGCCGCTGGATGGCGAGCTCGTCCTGGCCTCGGGAGCGGGATTCAGCGCCTCGGACGCGGGCTCACACCCGGACTGCAGTGCAG GCGCCCCCGCGCTCTTCCGCGACCCGGACCGCTTCTCTTGGCATGACCCGCACCTGTGGCGCTCTGGGGACGAGGCGCGAGGCCTCTTCTTGGTGGACGCCGACCGCGTGCCATGCCGCCACGACGACGTCGTGTTCCCGCCCAACGCCTCCTTCCGCGCCGGGCTCGCGGGCGCCGTGCGCGTGCGCAGCGTGTCGGCTCTGGGCCAG ACGTTCACGCGCGCCGAGGACCTGGCCGCCTTCCTGGCGTCCCGCGCGGGCCGCCTGCGCTTCCACGGGCCGGGCGCGCTGAGCGTGGGCGCCGAGGCCTGCGCCGACCCGTCGGGCTGCGTCTGCGGCAACGCTGAG GCCCAGCCGTGGATCTGCGCGGCCCTACTGCAGCCCCTGGGCGGCCGCTGTCCCCCGGCGGCCTGCCGCGACGCCCTCCGGCCTGAGGGGCAGTGCTGCGACCTCTGCG GAGCCATCGTGTCGCTGACCCACGGCCCAGCGTTTGACCTGGAGCGGTACCGGGCACGGCTGCTGGACACCTTTCTGGCCTCG cctcagtACCAGGGGCTGCAAGTGGCCGTGTCCAAGGTGCCGCGCTCGCCGCAGCTCCGCGGGGCCGACGCGGAGATCCAGGTGGTGCTGGCGGAGACCAGGCCCGAGAcgggcggcgcggcgcggctGGCGCGGGCCCTCCTGGCGGACGTCGCGGAGCACG GCGAGGCCCTCGGGGTCCTGGCGGCCGCCGTGCGGGAGTCGGGCGCGCCTGTCGGGGGCGGCTCCGCGGCGGGGCTGGACGGGCCCGGACCGGGCGCGGGGCTCGTGGGCGGCGCAGTGGCGGCCGCGCTGCTGGCGCTGCTGGCGCTGCTGGCGGCGGGGCTGCTGGTGCGCCGCGCGGGGCGGCTCAG GTGGAGCTGGCGCCTGCAGGCAGCCCCCGCGCCGGCCGGGGCGCCCCTGGGCTTCCCCAACCCGGTTTTCAACGCTGCGCCCTCGGAGGAGCGG GCCCCCGGGGGGCCGCCCAGTCCGGCCCCGAAGGCGGACGCCCCTGGCACCAGCCACAGCTACTTCATCAACCCACTGTTTGCTGGGCCCGAGGCTGAGGCCTGA